The Vulcanimicrobium alpinum sequence GTCATCCCGAGCCGCCGCGCTCGCTGGCATGGTTTCAGTACGGCTTCGAGCGGCTCACCGCGTGGTATCGCGACATCGCCTTCATGTACGTCGTGCGCCATCGCTGGCTGACGATCTCGGTCTGCATCCTGCTGTTGATCAACGCGATCGTCCTCGTCGCCGCCGCGTTCCCGATCGCGCTCGGAATCGATGCGCTCGCGATTGCGGTCGCCCTGCTGTGGATTCCGTTCGCGGGTCTGCTCGGGCGCGCTGGAGACCGGCTCCAGTTTCCGCGCCTCGCGCGCACGCGCAAGGTCGTGAAGATCGCCGCGATCTGCGCCGTCGTGCTCGCGGTCGCCGGCGGCCTCACGAGCATCGCTGCACCCTCGGCTGGCGCGATCGTCGCCGCGGTCGGCGGCGCGGCCCTCGTGCTTGCGCTGGTGACGTGGTTCCTCGTACGCGTGATGATGGATCGCCCGCGCGTCAGTCCGAAGAGTTCGCTCGGCGTGAGCGGCGTGATCGCCGGGATCGCGGCCGTCGTCGCGCTGCTGATGATCACCAACCACGGGATCGAATCCGAGTTCATCCCGTCTACCGAAGACGGATCGATCTACATGACGCTGACCTATCCGACGGGGACGCCGATGGCGACGACGCAGGCGGCGGCCGACCGCCTCGAGTCGAAGATCATCGGCGTCGACGGCGTGCGGAAAGTGATCACGACTGTCGGTACCAAGCCGGCGGGTTGGGGGGCGACGATCGGCGGCAACGTTGCGCGCCTATACGCCGGGATGGACAAGAGTCGGCGCCGCGAGACGAACCGCGCCGTGCACGAGATCCGTGCGTTCTCGAGCGTCGTTCCGGGCGCGGTCTTCAACGTCGCCGGCGCCGGCGGCGGCGGCGGGGGCGGCGACCCGTTGTTCTACACGCTCTCAGGTCCAGAAGACGTTATCCAAGGCGCGGCCGACAAGCTCGCCGCGTATATCCGAGCGATCCCCGGCACCACCAACGTGCAGACCGGCGCGGAGAGTGAGGCCGACCGGCTCAACATCGTGATCGACCGCGCGAAGTGCGCAGTGCTCGGCGTGAGCCCGGGAACCGCCGCGACCGCGGCGCGCATCGCGATCGGCGGCGCGGTTGCGACGCGTGTCCGCACGGCGAGCGGCCTGGTCGACGTGCGCGTGCAGCTTCCGGCGGAATACCGCAACCGGCTCGGCGACGTGCAGAGCATCAAGCTGCGCGCGAACGACGGCTCCATCTACCGGTTGGGCGACGTAGCATCGTTCAGCTATGCGAAGGCGCCGACGAAAATCGAACGGCTCGACAAACAGCGCGTCGTGCGCGTGACGGGCGGATTCGATCCGGGGGCGACGACGCTGGGGCCGATCGTCTCGAAGATCAACGAAGCGGTCGCGCGTCCCGGTTTTCTGCCGAGCGGCGTCTCACTGCGCGCGTCGGGCGATTCGCAATTCTTCGCCGAGACGATGTCGAGCATGGGCTTCGCCCTGCTGACCTCGTTCACGCTCGTCTACGTGTTGATGGTGATCCTGTACGGCTCGTTCTTCACGCCGGCGGTGATCATGCTCTCCGTCCCGGTCGCGCTGGTCGGCGCGCTCTTCGGCCTCGCCGCGACGCATCAAACGATCAATCTCTTCTCGATGATCGGGATCATCATGCTCTTCGGCCTCGTCGCGAAGAACGGGATCCTGCTCGTCGACTATGCGAACACGATGCGCAAGCGCGGCATGCGCGCCGTCGAGGCAATGCGCACCGCGGCCGGGACGCGATTGCGGCCGATCGTCATGACGACGGCGGCGATGGTCTTCGGGATGCTGCCGCTCGCGCTGGGCATCGCGGAGGGCGCCGAGTTCCGCAAGTCGATGGGGACCGTGCTCATCGGCGGGCTGCTCAGCTCGCTGATCTTGACGCTCTTCCTCGTTCCGGTCGTGTACAGCTGGGTGGTCGGCTGGCTCGAACTGCGCGCCGATCGGCGCGCGATGCGGCACGAACACGACGACGACGACATTACCGAGTCGCGGATCCTCGCGGGCGCGGTCGGAGACTGACCGCTCGCCGCCTCTGCACCGTCGCCCCGACACTCTTAGAATCTGCTGGGACCGGGTAAGGGAACCTTCGGCAACTCGCAAGCACGGAGGTTCCTTCCAGCCTATGCATTCATCTCCAGCACACCGTGCGACGGCGATCGCCGCCGTTGCGCTCCTCTCGACATGCGTCGCCGTTCCGGCCGGAGCGGCCGGTCCGGTCTCGGTCACGGTCAACGGTTCGGCGATCTCGCTGAACCCGCCGCCGACGACGCGCGCGGGACGCGTCTTCGTCCCGCTGCGCGGCGTCTTCGAAAACCTCGGCGCAACCGTCGTCTACTCGAACGGGCAGATCAACGCGACCGGCCGGAGCCACAACATCTCGTTGCGCATCGGTTCTCAGCAAGCGACCGTTGACGGCCAGCAGCAGACGGTCGACGTGGCGCCGTTCATCATCGGCGCCTCGACGTACGTCCCGCTGCGCTTCGTCTCGCAGGCGCTCGGCGCGACGGTCAACTACGACGGCAACAACAACCTCGTCGCCATCTCGACCGGCGGCGGCAACCGGCCCGCGGCGCCGAATCCGCCGCCCGCGGCGAACAACAACGGCAACGAGAGCCCGGTGACGATCGGCAACCTGCTGCCGCGCCGCGACGCGACGATCCAGGCCAATCGCCCGACGATCCAGGCAACGTTCGAGAACGGCACGGTCGATCCGAATACCGTGCACGTGGCCTTCGACGGCCGCGACGTGACGTCGCGCGCGTACATCTCGGATCGCGGCGTCACGTACACCCCGCCGGAGCTCCCGGCCGGGAAGCACGAAGTGCGGATCTCGGGCAAAGACTCCGCGGGCGCATCGTTCCAGCGCGGCTGGTCGTTCACGACGGGCGGCGGATCCTCGGTAACGAACTCGATCACGAACGTCTCGCCGGCAGCCGGATCGACGGTGCACAACGCGTTCACCATCAGCGGACATACCGTGCCGGGCTCGACGGTGACCATACAGGTCGGCGTCGCGCAGCAGGCGGCAACGAACATCGGCCAGGTCGTCGGCGCGATCCTCGGTGTCGGCGGCGGCAACCAGGGTGTGCAGAACACCGTGACGGCCGATGCGAACGGCAACTTCTCCTCAGCAGTGAACGTCGGCGCGCCGAGCGGAAGCGTCCTTGGCATCGTGATCACGTCGACCGAGCCGAATTACGGCGTCGCCGCGACGCCGGTCAAACTGAACGTGCGCGTGCAGTAACCCGCCCGCACGCTGCGTTTCGCGGGGCCGTCGTTCTCTTCGGAGGACGCCGGCTTCGTTGCGTCCGGGACGGGCGAGCAGGGCGCGGCAGGTATCGTGTCTCACGAGAGGCCGTGGCCGTGCAGACCGAAGGTGCGTCATCTCTCGCCTTGCGCTGATCACCGGCGCCGCCGCCGGGCTCGCCAAGGGGATCGCCGTCGCCCTCGCGCGCGACGGCTGCCGTGTCGTTCTGACCGCCCGCCCCGGTGGAACGCCTGCGGATGCCGCGCTGGCGCTCGCGCGCGAGCACGATCCGGGCGCACTCGCCGTCGCCGCCGACCTCGCCGATCCGGCCGCTGCCGCCCGCGTGGTTGCGGAGATCGAGCGGGAACGCGGGCCGATCGAGATCCTCGTCCACGCGGTCGGCCCGATCGTCGTAAAGCGCTTCGCGCGCAGCACGCCCGACGAGTACCGCGCGATGATCGACGGAAATTTGGGTTCGGCGGTCGCGCTGGCGTTCGCGCTGCTGCCCGGGATGCGCGAGCGCCGTTTCGGGCGGCTGGTGTACTTTGGCATGAACGGCTCGTCGGTGACGCTGCCCGCGCGCGGCATGGCGCTCTACGGCGCCGCCAAAGCCGGCGTGGTCACCTTCGCTCGCGCGCTCGCGCTCGAAGAGGCGTCCTACGGCATCACCGTCAACGTCATCGAGCCGGGCGACATCCGCGACAAAGACGCCGGGCGTCATGCTGCGCGCGCAACCGCGGCGAACAATCCTACCGGCCACGCCGGTTCGTGGGAGGACGTCGCGGCGGCGGTGCGCTTTGCGATCGCCGACGATCACGGGTTTCTCAACGGGATGGTGCTGGGCGTGAACGGCGGACTCACGGAACCTCACGAGTGAAGTACGCGACCTGGGCGATCGTCGCGTTCGTCACCCTGCTGCGCGCGATCGCGGCGGCGAAAGTTCCGCTGACCGGCGACGAAGCGTACTACTGGGAGTGGGCCAAACATCCGGCGCTTGGCTATGCCGATCATCCGCCGATGGTCGCCTATCTGATCCTGCCGTTTGCATGGGCGACGGCGAACCCGATCTGGATCCGGCTCGGATTTCTTGCCTGCGGCGTGATCGCCACGCTTGCCGCCGCCGCGACGGCGCGGCGCCTCACCGGCGATGAGCGCGCCGGGATGGTCACGGCGCTCGCGATGATGCTCACGCCGATGCTCTCGGTGGGGTTCGTGATCGCGACGCCCGACGGGCCGCTGATGGCGGCGTGGGCCTGCGTGCTCTACGGCACGGTGCGCGCGATGCAGTCGCGCTCGCGCGCCGACTTCGTGCTGCTCGGCGTCGCGCTCGCGGCGGCGCTGCTCTCGAAGATGTTCGCCTACGCGCTGGTCGCCGGGATCGTCGCGTGGTCGCTCGCACCGGCGCGCCGCGCGCTCTGGCGCGAAGGACTCTGGCTCTCGTTCGCCGTCGCGGCGGTGCTGTACGCAC is a genomic window containing:
- a CDS encoding efflux RND transporter permease subunit codes for the protein MWLTRFSIQRPIIVAMLFIAIGVFGVISFQKLGRSLNPNVTFPIVVVSASYPGASPEEMERLVIKPIEDQIDGIDNLDRMSATAQEGRASVVVQFKLDTNLDFAAIDVQRRVDTARVYMPTDLDPPVVDKSAGDQQAPILELALSSKSLSGTALSDLVDQRIVPEIKHIPDVQSVDARGEVKREFHVSPDPLRLLGTGATLPDVFSAVSSNNQNLPGGRLDSPSRETEVSIRSDIVQASDMLGIPLAVPSLTGASNPNGLKIGNVATTEDGHVEQRIVSKYNGSPTVILDVNRVIRSDEIHSTEVARARLAEIAKRYPAVKFEEIDAPAEYTQASLNGVIQSLLEGIVLTAVVLMLFLHAWRNAVVVMIAIPASLLATFIVMRELHFTLNIVSLMGLSLIIGILVDDSIVVLENITRHLDMGQRPFDAAIAGRSEIGGAAVAITLVDVVVFLPIAFLSGIVGKYMIEFGIVVVVATLFSLLVSFTLTPMLAARWSVRRRHPEPPRSLAWFQYGFERLTAWYRDIAFMYVVRHRWLTISVCILLLINAIVLVAAAFPIALGIDALAIAVALLWIPFAGLLGRAGDRLQFPRLARTRKVVKIAAICAVVLAVAGGLTSIAAPSAGAIVAAVGGAALVLALVTWFLVRVMMDRPRVSPKSSLGVSGVIAGIAAVVALLMITNHGIESEFIPSTEDGSIYMTLTYPTGTPMATTQAAADRLESKIIGVDGVRKVITTVGTKPAGWGATIGGNVARLYAGMDKSRRRETNRAVHEIRAFSSVVPGAVFNVAGAGGGGGGGDPLFYTLSGPEDVIQGAADKLAAYIRAIPGTTNVQTGAESEADRLNIVIDRAKCAVLGVSPGTAATAARIAIGGAVATRVRTASGLVDVRVQLPAEYRNRLGDVQSIKLRANDGSIYRLGDVASFSYAKAPTKIERLDKQRVVRVTGGFDPGATTLGPIVSKINEAVARPGFLPSGVSLRASGDSQFFAETMSSMGFALLTSFTLVYVLMVILYGSFFTPAVIMLSVPVALVGALFGLAATHQTINLFSMIGIIMLFGLVAKNGILLVDYANTMRKRGMRAVEAMRTAAGTRLRPIVMTTAAMVFGMLPLALGIAEGAEFRKSMGTVLIGGLLSSLILTLFLVPVVYSWVVGWLELRADRRAMRHEHDDDDITESRILAGAVGD
- a CDS encoding copper amine oxidase N-terminal domain-containing protein; its protein translation is MHSSPAHRATAIAAVALLSTCVAVPAGAAGPVSVTVNGSAISLNPPPTTRAGRVFVPLRGVFENLGATVVYSNGQINATGRSHNISLRIGSQQATVDGQQQTVDVAPFIIGASTYVPLRFVSQALGATVNYDGNNNLVAISTGGGNRPAAPNPPPAANNNGNESPVTIGNLLPRRDATIQANRPTIQATFENGTVDPNTVHVAFDGRDVTSRAYISDRGVTYTPPELPAGKHEVRISGKDSAGASFQRGWSFTTGGGSSVTNSITNVSPAAGSTVHNAFTISGHTVPGSTVTIQVGVAQQAATNIGQVVGAILGVGGGNQGVQNTVTADANGNFSSAVNVGAPSGSVLGIVITSTEPNYGVAATPVKLNVRVQ
- a CDS encoding SDR family oxidoreductase; translated protein: MRPGRASRARQVSCLTRGRGRADRRCVISRLALITGAAAGLAKGIAVALARDGCRVVLTARPGGTPADAALALAREHDPGALAVAADLADPAAAARVVAEIERERGPIEILVHAVGPIVVKRFARSTPDEYRAMIDGNLGSAVALAFALLPGMRERRFGRLVYFGMNGSSVTLPARGMALYGAAKAGVVTFARALALEEASYGITVNVIEPGDIRDKDAGRHAARATAANNPTGHAGSWEDVAAAVRFAIADDHGFLNGMVLGVNGGLTEPHE